One window from the genome of Enterococcus haemoperoxidus ATCC BAA-382 encodes:
- a CDS encoding nucleobase:cation symporter-2 family protein yields the protein MNQPETENGKAAVLGLQHLLAMYAGAVAVPLLIGTGLNFNSEQMTYLISIDIFMCGIATLLQLTVNKFFGIGLPVVLGCAIQAVAPLIMIGSDKGVGAIYGSIIASGIFVVLVSGIFSKIKKLFPPLVTGTVITVIGLTLIPVAVEKMGGGLATDANFGDGTNLLLAFVTIALIIVIQVWGRGFIKSIAVLVGLVGGTILAAILGQVDLAPVGEATWFHFPQPFYFGTPTFDISSIVLMIIISIVSMVESTGVYFALGDITGKHIGEEELKKGYRAEGLAVILGGIFNTFPYTGFSQNVGLVQLSGIKTRRPIYYSAFFLIVLGLLPKVGAVAQIIPEPVLGGGMLVMFGMVAVQGMRMLSKVDYNNDKNLLIIAISIGFGLGFNMLPTLFQQMPETVRMFTGNGIVMSSLTAIILNLLINGLKDEEEPTEL from the coding sequence ATGAATCAGCCTGAAACTGAGAATGGTAAAGCTGCTGTTTTAGGGCTTCAGCATTTATTGGCTATGTATGCAGGTGCTGTAGCTGTACCGTTGCTGATAGGAACTGGTTTGAATTTTAATTCAGAGCAAATGACGTATTTGATTTCAATCGATATTTTTATGTGCGGAATTGCAACGTTACTGCAGCTGACGGTCAATAAATTTTTTGGTATTGGTTTGCCTGTAGTACTTGGCTGTGCGATTCAAGCGGTAGCTCCGTTGATCATGATCGGTAGTGATAAAGGTGTAGGAGCGATATATGGCTCGATTATTGCCTCAGGTATTTTTGTTGTGCTAGTCTCAGGTATTTTTTCGAAAATAAAAAAACTATTTCCACCTTTAGTAACAGGAACAGTGATTACTGTGATCGGTTTGACCTTGATTCCGGTAGCAGTTGAAAAAATGGGTGGAGGATTGGCAACAGATGCTAATTTTGGTGATGGAACGAATCTACTTTTGGCCTTTGTAACAATTGCTTTGATTATTGTTATTCAGGTTTGGGGTAGAGGGTTTATAAAGTCGATTGCTGTGTTAGTTGGCTTGGTTGGCGGCACTATTTTAGCGGCTATTTTAGGACAAGTTGACTTAGCGCCAGTGGGTGAAGCAACTTGGTTCCATTTTCCTCAACCTTTTTACTTTGGTACACCAACCTTCGATATTTCTTCAATAGTGTTGATGATTATTATTTCAATCGTGAGTATGGTTGAATCGACAGGTGTTTATTTTGCTTTAGGTGATATCACAGGCAAGCACATCGGTGAAGAAGAGCTAAAAAAAGGGTATCGTGCAGAAGGGTTAGCTGTCATTTTAGGCGGTATTTTCAATACATTTCCTTATACTGGTTTTTCTCAAAATGTTGGTTTAGTTCAGCTTTCTGGAATTAAAACAAGAAGACCAATTTACTATTCAGCTTTCTTTTTGATTGTATTGGGTCTGTTACCAAAAGTTGGTGCGGTCGCTCAAATTATTCCAGAACCTGTTTTAGGCGGTGGGATGTTAGTGATGTTCGGTATGGTAGCTGTGCAAGGCATGCGTATGTTATCAAAAGTTGATTATAATAATGATAAAAACTTATTGATCATTGCTATTTCAATTGGTTTCGGATTAGGATTTAATATGCTTCCAACATTATTTCAACAAATGCCGGAAACGGTGAGAATGTTTACGGGTAATGGAATCGTTATGAGTAGTTTAACTGCGATTATCTTAAATTTATTGATTAATGGTTTAAAAGATGAAGAAGAACCTACCGAGTTGTAG
- the purE gene encoding 5-(carboxyamino)imidazole ribonucleotide mutase: protein MTIVVSVIMGSISDWATMKHACDSLEEFGISYEKKVVSAHRTPDYMFEFAGQARDRGIKVIIAGAGGAAHLPGMVAAKTTLPVIGVPIQSKAMNGLDSLLSIVQMPGGVPVATTAIGESGAKNAGLLAVQMLSMYDVELAGKLDAKRKFLEETVMESSDELE from the coding sequence ATGACTATCGTGGTTTCAGTGATTATGGGAAGTATATCAGATTGGGCAACAATGAAGCATGCGTGTGATAGTTTAGAAGAATTTGGCATTTCTTATGAAAAAAAAGTAGTATCAGCGCATCGTACACCAGATTATATGTTTGAATTTGCTGGACAAGCGCGTGATCGTGGGATTAAAGTTATTATTGCAGGTGCTGGAGGTGCAGCACATTTACCGGGAATGGTTGCGGCTAAAACAACGCTACCGGTGATTGGTGTTCCAATTCAATCGAAAGCAATGAATGGCCTAGACTCGCTGTTGTCCATCGTTCAAATGCCTGGAGGCGTTCCGGTTGCGACGACCGCAATTGGAGAATCAGGTGCCAAGAACGCCGGACTACTTGCAGTTCAGATGCTTTCCATGTATGATGTAGAGTTAGCAGGGAAATTAGACGCTAAGCGTAAATTTCTTGAAGAAACTGTGATGGAAAGTAGTGATGAACTTGAATAA
- a CDS encoding xanthine phosphoribosyltransferase has translation MEELVQRIKEDGRVLGEGVLKVDSFVTHQVDPNLMEAIGYRFAEVFAEVGITKVVTIEASGIAPALFAAKKLDVPMIFARKAKSLTMDEELLTASVYSFTKQVTSQISISRKFLSSEDKVLIIDDFLANGQAAKGLVELCQQAGAQVDGIGIVIEKSFQDGRDLLEEMGMRVVSLARIASLKNGEVEFFEGDA, from the coding sequence ATGGAAGAATTAGTACAACGAATCAAAGAAGATGGTCGTGTTTTGGGGGAAGGCGTCTTAAAAGTAGATAGCTTTGTTACCCATCAAGTGGACCCTAATTTAATGGAAGCAATCGGCTATCGTTTCGCGGAAGTTTTCGCAGAGGTTGGTATTACTAAAGTAGTTACGATAGAAGCATCAGGTATTGCACCCGCTCTTTTTGCTGCAAAAAAATTAGATGTACCGATGATTTTTGCTCGTAAAGCGAAAAGTTTAACGATGGATGAGGAGTTGTTGACGGCATCTGTCTATTCGTTTACTAAGCAAGTGACAAGCCAAATCTCGATTTCAAGAAAATTTTTATCAAGTGAAGATAAAGTATTGATCATCGATGACTTTTTAGCCAATGGGCAAGCTGCTAAAGGATTAGTTGAATTGTGCCAACAAGCAGGAGCCCAAGTTGATGGTATTGGGATTGTGATTGAAAAGTCTTTCCAAGATGGACGGGATTTATTAGAAGAAATGGGGATGCGTGTTGTTTCGTTAGCGCGTATTGCTTCCTTGAAAAATGGAGAAGTCGAATTTTTTGAGGGGGATGCGTAA